The following proteins are encoded in a genomic region of bacterium:
- the tilS gene encoding tRNA lysidine(34) synthetase TilS produces MSSNSLKIKEKVLNYLKKYNLTDKNQILLLGFSGGIDSACLLDVLFGLSQEYGFKLIAGHLNHNWRGKESQKEELSAKQFCLERNLEFFSETLPENLPHTEEEARNQRYKFFNKISASTKATAIITGHTLSDQIETVLYRIIKGTGISGLKGIPEVRYQDEFPAIYRPLLEILREENIEYCKENNITPSLDSSNLQEKYLRNKIRLNLIPELKTYNSGIENAILRLSTISKESEELIEEYLSLINTDISLEKNVISTPKFLNLSHSLQKRILFDFFIKNNIEYNYEKIAENLNFVKESSNLKSGNTISLQKNRWLFVSSSEIRIIDHITSDKIPEITAVNINGDTFFSSLNLTLKIKTWEGEPPKEFPKKTDKKAYVDLNSIKLPLVLRTRREGDKIQPFGMKEKTKLKKYLINKGIPEFERDKLLLLANEDEILWVPNVGISELLRVNKIPTHEINII; encoded by the coding sequence ATGTCATCAAATAGTTTAAAAATTAAAGAAAAGGTACTAAATTACCTGAAGAAGTATAATCTGACGGATAAAAACCAGATACTTCTTCTGGGCTTTTCCGGAGGGATTGATTCCGCCTGCCTTCTCGATGTTTTGTTCGGGTTATCTCAAGAATACGGATTCAAGCTTATAGCAGGGCATTTGAATCATAATTGGAGAGGAAAAGAATCGCAAAAAGAGGAATTAAGCGCAAAACAATTTTGTTTAGAAAGAAATCTTGAATTTTTCAGTGAAACACTGCCTGAAAATCTGCCTCACACAGAAGAAGAAGCACGAAACCAGCGTTATAAATTTTTTAACAAAATTTCTGCATCGACAAAAGCAACTGCAATAATAACAGGTCATACTCTTTCGGATCAAATAGAAACTGTTCTTTACAGAATAATTAAAGGTACAGGGATTTCAGGACTCAAAGGCATACCCGAAGTCAGATATCAGGATGAATTTCCTGCTATATACAGACCCTTGTTGGAAATATTACGAGAAGAAAACATTGAATACTGCAAAGAAAATAATATTACTCCAAGCCTCGACTCAAGTAATCTTCAGGAAAAGTATTTAAGAAATAAAATCAGGTTAAATCTTATACCTGAACTAAAAACATATAATTCCGGCATAGAAAACGCCATTCTGAGGCTTTCTACGATTTCAAAAGAGTCAGAAGAGTTAATAGAAGAATATTTAAGCTTGATAAATACTGACATATCTTTAGAAAAAAACGTTATTTCTACTCCGAAGTTCTTAAACCTATCTCATTCTTTACAAAAAAGGATTTTATTTGACTTTTTTATAAAAAATAATATTGAATATAATTATGAAAAAATTGCAGAAAACCTGAATTTTGTTAAAGAAAGTTCAAATTTGAAATCAGGAAATACAATTTCTCTGCAAAAAAACAGGTGGCTGTTTGTTTCTTCATCAGAAATAAGAATAATTGACCATATCACATCCGATAAAATTCCTGAAATTACAGCTGTAAATATTAACGGGGATACGTTTTTTTCCTCATTGAACCTGACACTTAAAATCAAGACATGGGAAGGTGAACCACCGAAAGAATTCCCGAAAAAAACAGATAAAAAAGCTTATGTGGATTTGAACAGTATAAAACTCCCCTTGGTTTTGAGAACAAGAAGAGAAGGCGACAAAATTCAGCCTTTCGGCATGAAAGAGAAAACAAAACTCAAAAAATATTTGATAAACAAAGGGATTCCAGAATTTGAAAGGGATAAGCTTTTGCTGCTTGCGAATGAAGATGAAATTCTCTGGGTTCCAAACGTAGGAATTAGTGAATTATTAAGAGTTAATAAAATTCCCACCCATGAAATAAATATAATTTAA
- the hpt gene encoding hypoxanthine phosphoribosyltransferase: MQVILDKNESELVELFSEDAIQNRIRELAKEINNTFPKNEELVVIAVLAGSILFASDLIKRLHMPIQFEFVRLSSYGNDQKSSGRVKPVDLTLPSLEGKNVLIVEDIVDTGHTANFMIDYIKLQHKPATIKFATLLDKVCARQKHVDISYSGFEVDNKFVVGYGLDYLGYLRNLPYIGYFPQ; the protein is encoded by the coding sequence ATGCAGGTAATTTTAGATAAAAACGAATCAGAACTCGTAGAATTGTTTTCAGAAGATGCCATTCAAAATCGCATAAGAGAACTGGCAAAAGAAATCAACAATACTTTTCCTAAGAACGAAGAGTTAGTGGTAATTGCGGTTTTAGCAGGATCTATTTTGTTTGCATCTGACTTGATAAAACGTCTTCATATGCCAATTCAGTTCGAATTTGTAAGACTTTCCAGTTACGGAAATGACCAAAAGTCATCCGGAAGGGTAAAACCTGTGGATTTAACTCTTCCAAGCCTTGAAGGGAAAAATGTTTTAATAGTTGAAGATATTGTAGATACCGGGCACACAGCAAATTTCATGATAGATTATATAAAATTACAGCATAAGCCTGCAACTATTAAATTTGCAACGCTGTTGGACAAAGTTTGCGCAAGACAAAAACATGTCGACATTAGTTATAGCGGATTTGAAGTAGATAATAAATTTGTAGTTGGCTATGGGCTTGATTACCTTGGTTATTTAAGAAATCTGCCTTACATTGGATATTTTCCCCAATAG
- a CDS encoding DUF3326 domain-containing protein — protein MKNNDFIAACIIPTGIGASIGGYAGDASPYINLLSKVCPIITNPNSVNAAVFSGINDNILYTEGYAIDMFFKEEIALIPSKFNKIGVIFDKAIPKKVLNVHINTLNAVKSTYGINILCYEITEENTGVAFNVSESGISTGNLKNPDTLINSARKLINKGAEALAVVCYFNTPEDSDYAKGNGIDPVGGIEAIISHILTREFKVPVAHAPAFDENSLVISSDIVNKKASAEYITPTFLPCVLLGLYNAPKILEISPFKDQTLQFNSSFIILESLKALVMPYDCLGGVPVLKAIEKNIPIIAVEENKTILNITPKSLGIEEKVIKVKNYQEAAGFLLAMKNGIYF, from the coding sequence ATGAAAAACAATGATTTTATAGCAGCCTGCATAATTCCAACAGGCATAGGCGCTTCTATTGGCGGTTATGCCGGAGATGCTTCACCTTATATAAATCTCCTGTCAAAGGTTTGTCCGATAATAACCAACCCTAATTCGGTAAATGCAGCTGTTTTTTCAGGTATAAACGATAATATCCTTTATACGGAAGGATATGCGATTGATATGTTTTTCAAGGAAGAAATTGCACTTATACCCTCCAAATTCAATAAAATCGGGGTCATTTTTGACAAGGCTATCCCTAAAAAGGTTTTAAATGTCCATATAAATACCCTCAATGCAGTAAAATCGACTTATGGTATTAATATTTTATGTTACGAAATAACTGAAGAAAATACAGGCGTAGCTTTCAATGTTTCAGAGTCGGGAATTTCTACAGGGAACTTGAAAAATCCTGACACATTGATAAATTCTGCCCGCAAATTAATAAACAAAGGTGCAGAAGCTCTTGCTGTCGTCTGCTATTTTAATACACCGGAAGATTCTGATTATGCTAAAGGCAATGGAATAGACCCTGTAGGCGGAATAGAAGCAATAATTTCTCATATTTTAACGAGGGAATTTAAAGTTCCTGTCGCTCATGCCCCTGCTTTTGACGAAAATTCTCTTGTTATAAGCTCAGATATCGTTAATAAAAAAGCATCTGCGGAATATATTACGCCTACTTTTCTTCCCTGCGTACTGTTAGGACTTTACAATGCACCTAAAATCCTTGAAATTTCGCCATTTAAAGACCAGACATTGCAATTTAATAGTTCGTTTATAATTTTAGAAAGTCTAAAAGCACTCGTAATGCCTTATGATTGCCTGGGAGGAGTTCCTGTCTTAAAGGCTATAGAGAAAAATATTCCTATAATTGCCGTAGAGGAGAATAAAACAATATTAAATATAACGCCTAAATCACTTGGCATCGAAGAAAAAGTCATAAAAGTTAAAAATTATCAAGAAGCAGCAGGGTTTTTGCTTGCAATGAAAAACGGGATCTACTTTTAA
- a CDS encoding transcriptional coactivator p15/PC4 family protein, producing MSDKKILATIPRSATEEIQVQLSEYKGKKYLDLRIFYTTDGGATWLPTKKGVAIYPENIELLKEAIELAQKEFE from the coding sequence ATGTCAGATAAGAAAATTTTAGCTACTATTCCTCGCAGTGCAACCGAAGAAATTCAGGTTCAATTAAGCGAATACAAAGGCAAAAAATACCTTGACTTGAGAATTTTCTACACTACAGACGGAGGAGCGACATGGCTTCCTACCAAAAAAGGTGTTGCTATTTATCCTGAGAACATTGAATTACTAAAAGAAGCTATTGAATTGGCACAGAAAGAATTTGAATAA
- the priA gene encoding primosomal protein N' has translation MNQPNKYAQVIVDIQSLDTKTFSYLIPEELQDIIKIGLPVLVPFGNQGVVNAFVVGFSNYLPAEIKAKYIYEILDTEPFFDLDYLQFAEWVANYYCCNLQNVLETAIPSNFLSKSKRIVSLINYSDEFSGIKINANQEKIISVLKERQEKSVISVFSLQRKTKISSAAFYESLRKLRTANIIEINTLIEAKSSKPKLEKFVRLSKKYFENKTENLTPKQLNILQKLEILGGESKLSEFLKEAKTTSPTVKKISETGKIEIFHKEIYRNPLKIFENQDKDEFLTLNDSQKEALYKITESMESNNAEPLLLYGITGSGKTEVYLHAAKAALEKGKNVIILAPEILLASQLAKRISARFGVEKVALWHSNISEGERFDVWEKIRSGEVKIVVGARSAIFAPVKNLGLIVIDEEHESSYKQTSPTPRYNAKALAFERARRTGSALVLGSATPDVVTYYRAKNTERIMHLPERFGRGELACVSVIDMREEYNTGNKSIFSRVLKHNLKRNLEKGKQSILLINRRGFSTYGQCANCGFVAECESCSIPLILHKTTNKLRCHYCNFEKNVLNTCPECGSGAIKYSGLGTQRVEELFNKEFPQARAARIDSDIMSKKNAHIEILEAFTHGEIDVLIGTQMIAKGLDIANVTLVGVLSADSLFNMPDFRAGERGFQLLTQVAGRAGRGDFKGKVYFQTYSPEYFAIQHAKEQDFVSFYNYEMQGRNELSYPPFSYLIRLIISSANEIKARKISEEVAYKLKVLTESRGIDERLEVLGPSACIISKIKDEYRFHIIIKNTMGDNGHFMITNYLKTLNIPSEVKFLIDVDPSDMI, from the coding sequence TTGAATCAGCCTAATAAATATGCTCAGGTAATAGTTGACATCCAAAGCCTTGATACGAAGACTTTTAGCTATCTTATACCGGAAGAATTACAGGATATAATAAAAATCGGTCTGCCTGTACTTGTGCCTTTCGGGAATCAGGGAGTGGTTAACGCTTTTGTTGTCGGCTTTAGCAATTATTTACCTGCCGAAATAAAAGCAAAATATATTTACGAAATACTAGATACCGAGCCGTTTTTTGATCTTGATTATCTGCAATTTGCAGAATGGGTGGCTAATTATTACTGCTGCAACTTGCAAAATGTTTTAGAAACAGCAATTCCATCAAACTTTCTTTCAAAATCAAAAAGAATTGTCTCCTTGATAAACTATTCAGACGAATTTTCGGGAATTAAAATCAACGCCAATCAGGAAAAAATTATTTCCGTTCTTAAGGAAAGACAAGAAAAATCAGTAATAAGTGTCTTTAGCCTGCAAAGAAAGACAAAAATCTCTTCTGCAGCCTTTTATGAGAGTTTAAGAAAACTAAGAACGGCTAATATTATAGAAATTAATACTCTGATTGAGGCAAAATCATCAAAACCAAAGCTGGAAAAATTTGTAAGGTTATCAAAGAAATATTTTGAGAACAAAACCGAAAATTTAACACCAAAACAATTAAATATTCTGCAAAAACTTGAAATTTTAGGCGGAGAAAGCAAGCTGAGCGAGTTTTTGAAAGAAGCTAAAACTACGTCTCCAACAGTAAAAAAAATATCCGAGACCGGAAAAATCGAAATTTTTCATAAAGAAATCTATCGAAACCCTCTAAAAATATTTGAAAATCAGGATAAAGATGAATTTTTGACGTTAAACGACTCTCAGAAAGAAGCTTTATACAAAATTACCGAGTCTATGGAATCCAATAATGCTGAACCACTACTGCTTTACGGAATCACAGGATCAGGAAAAACAGAAGTATACTTGCATGCTGCAAAAGCTGCTCTTGAAAAAGGCAAAAATGTTATAATTCTCGCACCTGAAATTCTCCTCGCTTCCCAGCTTGCAAAGAGAATTTCTGCAAGGTTTGGTGTAGAAAAAGTAGCACTCTGGCATAGCAATATTTCGGAAGGCGAAAGATTTGATGTGTGGGAAAAAATAAGAAGCGGAGAAGTAAAAATTGTAGTCGGCGCAAGGTCAGCAATCTTTGCACCAGTCAAAAATCTCGGACTTATAGTGATTGATGAGGAACATGAATCAAGTTATAAGCAGACCTCTCCAACACCTAGATACAATGCGAAAGCCCTTGCCTTTGAAAGAGCGAGAAGAACAGGTTCTGCATTGGTATTGGGCAGTGCAACTCCTGATGTTGTAACCTATTATAGAGCCAAAAATACAGAAAGAATAATGCATTTGCCGGAAAGATTCGGCAGAGGAGAGCTGGCATGTGTTTCTGTTATTGATATGAGGGAAGAGTACAACACAGGAAATAAAAGCATTTTTTCAAGAGTATTGAAGCATAACCTAAAAAGAAACCTTGAAAAAGGCAAACAATCAATACTTCTCATAAATAGACGCGGGTTTTCTACTTATGGACAGTGCGCTAACTGTGGATTTGTAGCGGAATGCGAAAGCTGTTCAATACCTTTGATACTTCATAAAACTACAAATAAGCTCAGATGCCATTATTGCAACTTTGAAAAAAATGTTTTGAATACTTGTCCCGAATGCGGAAGCGGTGCGATAAAATATTCCGGACTTGGAACACAACGGGTAGAGGAATTATTCAACAAAGAATTCCCTCAAGCAAGAGCTGCCAGAATAGACAGCGACATTATGTCTAAGAAAAACGCTCATATCGAAATCCTTGAAGCTTTTACTCATGGAGAAATCGATGTGCTTATAGGCACTCAGATGATTGCAAAAGGACTTGACATAGCAAACGTAACTCTTGTAGGGGTTTTATCTGCTGATTCTTTATTCAACATGCCGGATTTTAGGGCAGGAGAAAGAGGATTTCAACTTCTTACTCAAGTTGCGGGAAGAGCAGGCAGGGGGGATTTCAAAGGGAAAGTTTATTTCCAGACTTATTCGCCGGAATATTTTGCGATACAGCACGCTAAAGAGCAGGATTTTGTGAGTTTTTACAACTATGAGATGCAGGGAAGAAATGAACTTTCCTATCCGCCTTTCAGTTATTTAATCAGGCTTATTATTAGTTCCGCAAACGAAATAAAAGCACGAAAAATCTCCGAAGAAGTTGCATATAAGCTTAAGGTTCTGACAGAATCAAGGGGGATAGATGAGAGACTGGAAGTCCTAGGGCCTTCTGCCTGTATTATTTCCAAAATCAAGGATGAATACAGATTTCATATAATTATTAAAAACACAATGGGTGATAATGGGCATTTTATGATAACAAATTATTTAAAAACCCTTAATATTCCTTCCGAAGTGAAGTTTTTAATCGATGTCGACCCATCGGATATGATTTAG
- the gpmI gene encoding 2,3-bisphosphoglycerate-independent phosphoglycerate mutase has product MNKRTVLLTILDGWGIGSQCPTNAIAAANDKNYQALVAQYPHTKLFAHGEYVGLPEGQMGNSEVGHLNLGAGRIVYQDLTRINKSVKDGDFFEKPEFLNAIEHVKKNNSALHLMGLVSDGGVHSSMGHLFALIELAKKHNLEKVYVHAFLDGRDTPPKSAYTYLARVEEKLGQENLPRIATISGRYYAMDRDQRWERVEKAYNCLILGEGNSAANSAEAIQASYDNDLSDEFVLPTITGSEDSRLKDNDSIIFFNYRPDRAREITRAINMPENDFSGFDRKKVIKNIYYVCMAQYDETFGLPVAFPPQSMKGLLADVLEEHGIKQFRTAETEKYAHVTFFFNGGKEKAYATETRVLVPSPKVATYDLQPEMSASKVADEVVKALNSGEYRFIMVNFANPDMVGHTGILDAAIKAIEAIDGCLKKIVDTVKETGVVMVVTADHGNAECMEDEKTHKPFTAHTNNPVPFIIINDPDKIELKESGTLADVAPTILDILGIDKSPEMTGESLIKKS; this is encoded by the coding sequence ATGAATAAAAGAACAGTTTTATTAACAATATTAGACGGGTGGGGAATAGGATCGCAATGCCCTACAAACGCAATTGCTGCAGCTAATGATAAAAATTATCAGGCTTTAGTAGCACAATATCCGCATACAAAACTTTTTGCCCATGGCGAATATGTCGGACTTCCTGAAGGACAAATGGGAAATTCAGAAGTAGGACACTTGAATCTCGGTGCAGGAAGAATTGTTTATCAGGATTTAACCAGAATAAATAAATCCGTAAAAGACGGTGATTTTTTCGAAAAACCCGAATTTTTAAACGCTATAGAACATGTTAAAAAAAATAATTCCGCCCTTCATCTTATGGGACTTGTCAGTGACGGTGGCGTTCACAGCTCTATGGGACATCTTTTTGCTCTGATTGAACTTGCAAAAAAACATAACCTTGAAAAAGTTTACGTTCATGCTTTTCTAGACGGACGCGACACACCTCCAAAAAGCGCTTACACTTATCTTGCACGGGTAGAAGAAAAACTCGGGCAGGAAAATCTTCCGCGCATTGCTACTATTAGCGGAAGATATTATGCAATGGACAGGGATCAAAGATGGGAAAGAGTAGAAAAAGCTTATAATTGCCTGATTTTAGGTGAAGGAAATAGTGCGGCAAATTCTGCTGAAGCAATTCAGGCTTCTTACGACAACGATCTTTCCGATGAATTTGTATTGCCTACCATTACAGGTAGTGAAGATTCCAGACTTAAAGACAACGATTCGATAATTTTCTTTAACTACAGACCCGATAGAGCAAGAGAAATCACAAGAGCCATAAACATGCCTGAGAACGATTTTTCGGGATTTGACAGAAAAAAAGTTATTAAAAATATTTATTATGTCTGCATGGCTCAATATGATGAAACTTTTGGACTTCCGGTAGCCTTTCCTCCTCAAAGTATGAAGGGACTTCTGGCAGATGTTCTGGAAGAACACGGAATTAAACAGTTTAGAACTGCTGAAACAGAAAAATATGCCCACGTAACTTTTTTCTTTAACGGTGGAAAAGAAAAAGCTTATGCTACTGAAACAAGAGTTCTTGTTCCTTCTCCTAAAGTTGCAACTTATGACTTGCAGCCTGAAATGAGCGCTTCAAAAGTTGCAGATGAAGTTGTAAAAGCTCTTAATTCAGGAGAATACCGGTTCATTATGGTAAATTTCGCAAATCCCGATATGGTAGGTCATACAGGCATACTTGATGCAGCAATAAAAGCTATAGAAGCTATTGACGGCTGCTTGAAAAAAATAGTTGATACGGTTAAAGAGACAGGTGTTGTTATGGTTGTTACCGCCGATCATGGAAATGCAGAATGCATGGAAGATGAGAAAACTCATAAGCCTTTTACCGCTCATACAAATAATCCTGTTCCTTTTATAATAATTAATGATCCTGACAAAATAGAACTTAAAGAAAGCGGAACCCTTGCTGATGTAGCTCCGACTATTCTTGATATTCTCGGAATAGATAAATCGCCTGAAATGACCGGAGAATCTTTAATCAAAAAGAGTTGA
- a CDS encoding methyl-accepting chemotaxis protein — translation MKEIVFTKEENCVGCNKCISVCPAIYANQAYLKDGQNKIKVDNNLCIHCGHCLEVCDHDARDYNDDTERFFNDLKKGAKLSIVAAPANRFNFDNYRKLFGFFKSAGVNLIYDVSFGADITTWAYLKAVRENNIDSVIAQPCPAIVNYIEKYKPSLLAKLAPIHSPTLCTAVYIKKYDNISDKIAFLSPCLGKIDEFVDPNTNDYVSYNITYKKIKEYIKANRINLNSYEEIDFDDIGCGLGLTFSRPGGLRENVEYHVPGAWVRQVEGEHAYSYLESYDQRVKKKENLPLLIDILNCTYGCNLGTGTGKDVHIDDIDFKMNPLKQEHLDKNISKNMFKKSYKLFDYFDKNLKLGDFVRKYTDKSGMTKIKEPTEKDLDIIFNQLLKKTKDSRNVNCSACGYGSCNNMAKSVHNASNHKENCMYYNHEFNLELLRKQDESMEEILQVQNKVQETEKDKLETMSFLRQRIGNITESILEITAGSEENAKLVESINTEVNTILKVAESLRISISGVDEKIGEFSHASKEIVDVAEKTNLLSLNAAIEAARAGEHGKGFAIVAEEVRKLADKSKTVATSTKSSEADIVKNIEKITRVADELEAKMTSSSSNIEQMAATIEEITAKCNELSSDTEILRENMDKYTK, via the coding sequence ATGAAAGAAATTGTTTTTACAAAAGAAGAGAATTGTGTCGGCTGTAACAAGTGCATATCTGTTTGTCCTGCAATATACGCCAATCAGGCCTATTTGAAAGATGGTCAAAACAAAATAAAAGTTGATAATAATCTTTGTATTCATTGCGGACATTGCTTAGAAGTTTGTGATCATGATGCGCGTGATTACAACGATGACACAGAGCGATTTTTCAATGATCTCAAAAAAGGTGCGAAATTATCCATAGTAGCTGCACCTGCTAACAGATTTAATTTTGATAATTACAGAAAATTATTCGGCTTCTTTAAGTCAGCAGGCGTTAATCTTATCTATGATGTTTCTTTTGGTGCTGATATAACAACATGGGCATACTTAAAAGCAGTAAGGGAAAACAATATTGATTCTGTAATAGCCCAACCATGTCCTGCTATAGTTAATTATATTGAAAAATACAAACCTTCACTTCTGGCGAAACTTGCTCCGATCCACAGTCCTACGCTATGTACTGCTGTATATATTAAAAAATATGATAATATTTCCGACAAAATTGCTTTCCTTTCACCATGTTTAGGAAAAATTGATGAATTTGTCGATCCTAATACCAATGACTACGTATCATATAACATTACTTACAAAAAAATTAAAGAATATATTAAAGCAAACAGAATTAATTTAAATTCTTACGAAGAAATTGATTTTGATGACATCGGCTGCGGACTCGGTTTAACTTTTTCAAGACCCGGCGGTTTAAGAGAAAACGTTGAATATCATGTTCCCGGAGCCTGGGTAAGACAAGTAGAAGGCGAACACGCTTATTCTTATCTGGAAAGTTATGACCAGAGAGTGAAAAAGAAAGAAAATTTACCTTTGCTTATAGATATTTTGAACTGCACTTACGGTTGCAACCTTGGAACAGGCACAGGCAAAGATGTTCATATTGACGATATTGACTTCAAAATGAATCCTCTAAAACAAGAACATCTTGATAAAAATATTTCAAAAAATATGTTTAAAAAATCCTATAAACTTTTTGATTATTTTGATAAAAATCTTAAACTTGGCGATTTTGTCAGAAAATATACTGATAAGTCAGGGATGACAAAAATCAAAGAGCCTACAGAAAAAGATTTGGATATTATATTTAATCAGCTGCTTAAAAAAACAAAAGATTCCAGAAATGTAAATTGTTCTGCCTGCGGTTACGGTAGCTGCAATAATATGGCAAAATCAGTACATAATGCATCTAATCACAAAGAAAATTGCATGTATTATAACCATGAATTCAATCTTGAATTGCTAAGAAAACAAGATGAAAGTATGGAAGAAATTTTGCAGGTTCAAAATAAAGTTCAAGAAACAGAAAAAGACAAATTAGAAACAATGTCCTTTCTAAGACAAAGAATCGGTAATATCACTGAATCCATTCTGGAAATTACAGCAGGCAGTGAAGAAAATGCAAAACTGGTAGAAAGCATTAATACAGAAGTAAATACAATACTTAAAGTTGCTGAATCGCTAAGAATAAGCATAAGTGGCGTTGATGAAAAGATTGGAGAATTCTCACATGCTTCCAAAGAAATTGTTGATGTGGCGGAAAAAACCAATTTACTTTCGCTTAATGCGGCTATAGAAGCTGCCAGAGCCGGTGAACATGGAAAAGGTTTTGCTATTGTTGCTGAAGAAGTCAGAAAGCTTGCTGACAAATCCAAAACAGTTGCAACTTCAACAAAAAGCAGTGAAGCTGATATTGTAAAAAATATTGAAAAAATAACTCGAGTTGCAGATGAACTTGAGGCAAAAATGACATCTTCAAGCTCAAATATTGAACAAATGGCCGCAACTATCGAAGAAATTACTGCAAAATGCAACGAATTATCCTCTGATACAGAAATCCTTAGAGAAAATATGGATAAATACACAAAATAA
- a CDS encoding pitrilysin family protein encodes MTAFNIDKLSNEIKVITRKNSNTPRISLNLFMTSGTKYEDFAGTANLTSRLLLQGTDTKSAEDLANELDSNAIEISIEAKQDYLRAKALFLNEDFDEVLDIFEDILKYSTFANLDKEAQKLEGEIKLDLDSPKTQAIDNLIKNIYPEHPYGYSHTKILEDLNKINIDSIKEFYIKNSFNPSQIVISVVGDVEHEGIIKALGNKFGNIKNNPALNSEQSANNKNISEIKENKTVTIIKEDAAQAQIIQGWLAPSITEEDYPVMVLLNTILGASGLSSRLFVELRDKKGLAYTVRSSYEPMKESGLFTIYIGTAPKNIKVCLEGFEIEVKKLKDELVSEKELADAKNNYLGKRAFFHETNSQQSYYLGFYEAMGLGSEFDDAIAEKVKKITSQQIQEAANKYFSKNSVISILAPQKYLNY; translated from the coding sequence ATGACCGCTTTTAATATAGACAAATTATCAAACGAAATAAAAGTAATAACCAGAAAAAATTCTAATACTCCGCGAATTTCACTTAATTTATTTATGACTTCCGGTACAAAATATGAAGATTTTGCGGGAACAGCAAATCTTACCAGTAGACTTCTTCTTCAGGGAACAGATACAAAAAGTGCCGAAGATCTAGCCAATGAGCTTGACTCAAATGCTATAGAAATTAGTATAGAGGCGAAACAGGATTATTTAAGGGCAAAAGCTCTTTTCTTGAACGAAGATTTTGATGAAGTGCTTGATATTTTTGAAGATATTCTCAAATATTCAACATTTGCAAATCTTGATAAAGAGGCCCAAAAGCTTGAAGGAGAAATAAAGCTTGATCTTGATTCTCCAAAAACACAGGCAATTGATAATCTCATTAAAAATATTTATCCTGAACATCCTTATGGATACAGCCATACAAAAATTCTTGAGGATCTAAATAAGATAAATATCGATTCAATAAAAGAATTTTATATTAAAAATTCTTTTAATCCTTCTCAAATAGTTATTTCTGTTGTTGGAGACGTAGAACATGAAGGGATAATTAAAGCTTTAGGCAATAAATTTGGAAATATTAAAAATAATCCTGCTTTGAACAGCGAGCAGTCAGCTAATAATAAGAATATAAGCGAAATAAAAGAAAATAAAACGGTAACGATAATAAAAGAAGATGCTGCACAGGCTCAAATCATTCAAGGGTGGCTTGCTCCGAGTATAACAGAAGAAGATTATCCTGTAATGGTTCTTTTGAATACAATTTTAGGTGCAAGTGGATTAAGTTCAAGGCTTTTTGTTGAACTTAGAGACAAAAAAGGGCTTGCTTATACAGTAAGAAGCAGTTATGAACCTATGAAGGAATCAGGACTTTTTACAATTTACATTGGAACTGCCCCTAAAAATATAAAAGTCTGCCTTGAAGGATTTGAAATAGAAGTAAAAAAACTTAAAGATGAACTTGTTTCAGAAAAAGAACTTGCTGATGCAAAAAATAATTACCTCGGAAAACGTGCGTTTTTCCATGAAACAAATTCACAGCAATCTTATTATCTTGGATTTTATGAAGCAATGGGACTTGGCTCTGAGTTTGATGATGCAATAGCAGAAAAAGTTAAAAAAATAACATCACAGCAAATTCAGGAAGCAGCTAATAAGTATTTTTCAAAAAATTCGGTGATTTCTATTCTGGCACCGCAAAAATATCTGAATTATTAA